A region from the Geobacter benzoatilyticus genome encodes:
- a CDS encoding zinc ribbon domain-containing protein, translated as MRKNLFLLEELQQLDLKIDGCNGERQSLLDQMAELDRQVEEARLLVDAKRGELALLEEEKQGLEASLATEEENIARSEVRQKEIKTQKEYQAVAKEISAARKLKGELEEQILQKTGQAEELAAEITAREADLASLEENMGTRKGEIQEGLGRIDRELAADLVSKETTTKAIPANLVKRYQALREKRQGIAVVEAREGNCSGCNMNLPPQLFNSLYRSENLVLCPHCQRMLLLRQDVQ; from the coding sequence GTGCGTAAGAATTTGTTTTTGCTTGAGGAGTTGCAACAGCTCGACCTGAAAATCGACGGTTGCAACGGTGAGCGGCAGTCGCTGCTTGATCAGATGGCGGAGCTTGATCGGCAGGTGGAGGAGGCGCGGCTTTTAGTGGATGCCAAGCGTGGTGAACTGGCGCTTCTCGAAGAAGAGAAGCAGGGGCTTGAAGCGAGCCTGGCCACTGAGGAGGAAAATATTGCCCGTTCCGAGGTCCGTCAGAAGGAGATCAAGACCCAGAAGGAGTATCAGGCGGTAGCTAAGGAGATTTCGGCCGCACGCAAGCTCAAGGGTGAACTGGAGGAGCAGATTCTCCAGAAAACCGGTCAGGCTGAAGAGTTGGCCGCCGAAATCACTGCCCGTGAAGCGGATCTTGCTTCACTTGAGGAAAACATGGGCACCCGCAAGGGGGAGATCCAGGAGGGGCTCGGGCGTATAGACCGGGAACTCGCCGCCGATCTGGTCAGCAAAGAGACTACGACCAAGGCTATTCCTGCAAATCTCGTAAAGCGTTACCAGGCTCTGCGCGAAAAGCGTCAGGGGATTGCCGTCGTGGAGGCGCGGGAAGGGAACTGCTCCGGCTGCAATATGAATCTCCCTCCGCAACTCTTCAACAGCCTCTACAGAAGCGAAAATCTGGTACTCTGCCCGCATTGCCAGCGGATGCTGCTTCTGCGTCAGGACGTGCAGTAG
- the mraZ gene encoding division/cell wall cluster transcriptional repressor MraZ → MFRGIYETTIDAKGRTSLPARFRDVLVESFGDERFFVTNSVPVDLGGGVYSSGLLIFPHKEWFLFEESFLNGKGLTSAQRNSIMRTIVAPAVECSADKLGRVLVPPHLRRNAVLEREILFVGAMKRVEVWSQAEWEKVRAHDMKAFPSDSEAVAELGL, encoded by the coding sequence ATGTTCAGGGGCATCTACGAGACAACCATCGACGCCAAAGGGCGAACGAGCCTGCCTGCCAGGTTCAGGGATGTGCTTGTGGAAAGTTTTGGCGATGAGCGTTTTTTCGTCACCAATTCAGTGCCCGTTGACTTGGGGGGAGGGGTGTACAGCTCCGGACTTCTTATTTTCCCCCATAAAGAGTGGTTTCTTTTCGAGGAGTCGTTTCTGAACGGCAAGGGTCTCACTTCCGCCCAGCGCAACAGCATCATGCGCACGATAGTGGCACCGGCGGTCGAGTGCTCCGCCGACAAGCTCGGCCGGGTGCTCGTTCCTCCCCATCTGCGCCGGAACGCGGTGCTGGAGCGGGAGATATTGTTCGTGGGGGCCATGAAGAGGGTGGAAGTGTGGAGCCAGGCTGAATGGGAGAAGGTGCGCGCCCATGATATGAAGGCATTCCCCTCGGATTCCGAGGCTGTTGCGGAGCTGGGGCTTTAG
- the rsmH gene encoding 16S rRNA (cytosine(1402)-N(4))-methyltransferase RsmH, translating to MAGFCHLPVLPAEVLSLLAPRPGGIYVDGTLGGAGHARMILEASAPDGMLIGFDRDPAALAAARERLAPYGDRVKFVRSNYAAMGESLAALGIDAIDGFLLDIGVSSHQLDTAERGFSFQVDAPLDMRMDPENGATAADLVNELSLDELARIIREYGEERWAKRIASFIVKAREQQGAIESTLQLVDCVKGAIPRSAWEERIHPATRTFQALRIAVNDELGSLERGLAAGIEVLAPGGRGVVISFHSLEDRIVKTVFRQYAQGCICPKMLPQCVCGNTPRVRILTGKPVMAGDDEVAANPRARSAKVRAVEKL from the coding sequence GTGGCCGGGTTCTGCCACCTGCCGGTTCTTCCGGCGGAAGTGCTTTCCCTGCTTGCACCCCGACCGGGCGGGATTTATGTGGATGGGACCCTCGGCGGTGCCGGACACGCCCGGATGATCCTGGAGGCTTCGGCGCCCGATGGCATGCTGATCGGTTTTGACCGGGATCCCGCAGCGCTGGCTGCGGCTCGGGAGCGGCTGGCTCCTTACGGCGATCGGGTAAAGTTCGTGCGGTCGAATTATGCAGCCATGGGCGAGTCCCTTGCCGCCCTGGGAATTGATGCCATTGACGGTTTTCTCCTGGATATCGGCGTCTCCTCCCATCAGCTTGATACGGCGGAGCGGGGGTTCAGTTTCCAGGTCGATGCGCCCCTTGATATGCGGATGGATCCGGAGAATGGCGCTACGGCCGCCGATCTGGTTAACGAGCTTTCCCTTGACGAGCTTGCCCGGATTATCCGGGAGTATGGAGAAGAACGTTGGGCAAAGCGGATTGCCTCGTTCATTGTCAAGGCGCGGGAGCAGCAAGGGGCCATCGAGAGTACGCTGCAACTGGTGGATTGTGTAAAGGGTGCGATTCCCCGCTCTGCGTGGGAAGAGCGCATCCATCCGGCAACGCGAACGTTCCAGGCTCTCCGCATCGCGGTGAATGACGAGCTTGGGAGTCTGGAGAGAGGGCTTGCTGCCGGGATTGAGGTTTTGGCACCGGGAGGGAGGGGGGTGGTGATTTCATTCCATTCTCTTGAGGACCGGATAGTAAAGACCGTTTTCCGGCAATACGCCCAAGGGTGTATCTGCCCGAAAATGCTTCCCCAATGCGTGTGCGGCAACACCCCGCGGGTTCGTATCCTCACCGGAAAGCCGGTGATGGCGGGGGATGACGAGGTTGCGGCAAACCCCAGGGCGCGGAGCGCCAAAGTAAGGGCAGTGGAAAAGCTGTAA
- the ftsL gene encoding cell division protein FtsL, which translates to MAQARTDFTKVAAPKKLEAMYAQRGEMFPYILGVMVLLTLVSVFHVWSRVRVIDLNLEIAEATKLLKESQQEQHRLQLEVASLRTPGRIESVAKGDLGMALPTDQQVVVVK; encoded by the coding sequence ATGGCACAGGCGAGAACTGATTTTACCAAGGTGGCGGCACCGAAGAAGCTTGAGGCGATGTATGCCCAGAGGGGGGAGATGTTCCCTTATATCCTGGGGGTCATGGTCCTGCTCACTCTTGTGTCGGTATTCCATGTCTGGTCACGGGTGCGGGTCATTGATCTCAACCTGGAGATTGCAGAAGCTACCAAGCTCCTCAAGGAATCCCAGCAAGAGCAGCATCGGCTTCAGCTGGAGGTGGCATCCCTCAGAACGCCGGGCAGGATCGAGTCTGTGGCCAAGGGTGACCTCGGAATGGCGCTTCCGACCGATCAGCAGGTGGTAGTAGTGAAATGA
- a CDS encoding penicillin-binding protein: MRYDAEKWITLRIRFIGGFFVILFALTVCRAFYLQVINRDYLLKLADRQHQKVIPLTPARGTIYDTNGAALAVSVEMDSCYAEPKSIADLRAAAARLAPVLEMPQETVFRRLQGNRNFVWLKRRLTPDVAKRVHELDIEGIGFVKETKRYYPNSEVASHVIGFTGLDPEGLEGIERRYDSTILGGTGYLVTERDALGRNVALKGTVVQNGAMGHNVTLTLDKNIQYIAEKELAKAVTNSGAKAGTAIVMDPNTGRVLAMSNFPTYNLNSHGDYASSVWRNRAVADSYEPGSTFKTFLIAAALEEKLVRPGDGINCEGGSYAIGGRTIHDTHKYGRLSVAEILKYSSNIGVAKIGSKLGASRLYSYLKNFGIGEKSGIDLPGETSGTLRQWSQWYGIDLATISFGQGVTASSVQLTAAFSAIANGGVLMKPYLVEKITDSDGNVVTTFGPQARRRVVSPETAKSVASMLEGVAADGGTGTNASVEGYRVAGKTGTAQKVDPITKGYSASKRTASFIGFVPARKPRLTILVMIDEPKTSPYGGVVAAPAFSAIALQSLCYLKVPPDTIVRSKPQAVVAEASPDAEDESTVAEGAIVEEGEGIVMPNFRGKSMRQTLKIMEEQGLNVRLHGSGRAIEQNPLPGYRIRPSDQVWVKFAPSA; this comes from the coding sequence ATGAGGTATGACGCGGAGAAATGGATAACTCTCCGAATTCGCTTCATTGGGGGGTTCTTTGTTATCCTCTTTGCGCTGACGGTTTGTCGTGCTTTTTATCTCCAGGTAATCAACAGAGACTACCTTCTGAAACTTGCTGACCGGCAGCACCAGAAGGTCATCCCCCTGACTCCCGCACGGGGGACAATCTATGACACGAACGGTGCGGCTCTTGCGGTGTCGGTGGAGATGGATTCCTGCTATGCGGAGCCAAAATCGATTGCGGATTTGAGAGCTGCTGCCGCCCGTCTGGCGCCGGTTCTGGAGATGCCACAGGAGACGGTGTTCAGAAGGCTTCAGGGGAACAGGAACTTCGTCTGGCTCAAGCGACGGCTTACCCCTGACGTGGCAAAGCGGGTTCATGAGCTGGATATTGAAGGAATTGGATTCGTCAAGGAGACAAAACGCTACTATCCCAATTCGGAGGTGGCATCCCACGTAATCGGTTTTACCGGACTTGATCCGGAGGGGCTTGAGGGGATCGAGCGGCGGTACGATTCGACCATCCTTGGGGGGACCGGATATCTGGTGACCGAGCGGGATGCCTTGGGACGCAATGTGGCACTCAAGGGAACGGTTGTCCAGAATGGCGCCATGGGGCACAACGTTACCCTGACCCTCGACAAGAACATTCAGTACATTGCAGAGAAAGAACTGGCTAAGGCCGTGACGAACAGCGGCGCGAAGGCTGGAACCGCGATTGTTATGGACCCCAATACCGGGCGGGTGCTGGCAATGTCCAATTTCCCGACATACAATCTGAACTCGCATGGTGACTACGCTTCATCAGTATGGCGCAACCGCGCCGTTGCCGACAGTTATGAACCCGGTTCCACCTTCAAAACGTTTCTTATCGCCGCAGCCCTTGAAGAGAAGCTGGTCCGTCCGGGCGACGGAATCAACTGCGAGGGTGGGAGTTACGCCATAGGCGGGCGTACAATTCACGACACTCACAAATATGGCCGGTTAAGCGTTGCCGAGATACTCAAATATTCGAGCAATATCGGGGTCGCTAAAATCGGAAGCAAGCTAGGTGCTTCGAGGCTATACAGTTATCTGAAGAACTTCGGCATCGGCGAAAAAAGCGGCATCGATCTTCCCGGCGAGACAAGCGGAACCTTGAGGCAGTGGAGCCAGTGGTATGGGATAGATCTTGCCACCATATCGTTCGGCCAGGGGGTGACGGCTTCTTCCGTACAGTTGACCGCGGCCTTTTCGGCCATCGCCAATGGCGGCGTTCTCATGAAGCCCTATCTTGTTGAAAAGATTACCGACAGCGATGGCAACGTGGTAACTACCTTCGGCCCCCAGGCGCGGCGCAGGGTCGTGTCCCCCGAGACTGCAAAGTCTGTGGCAAGTATGCTGGAGGGGGTGGCGGCTGACGGCGGAACCGGTACCAACGCATCTGTCGAGGGGTACCGGGTAGCAGGCAAGACCGGCACGGCCCAGAAAGTTGACCCCATAACCAAGGGGTACTCGGCCAGCAAGCGTACCGCTTCTTTCATTGGATTCGTTCCGGCCCGCAAGCCCCGCCTAACCATTCTTGTGATGATTGACGAGCCGAAGACGAGTCCCTATGGCGGCGTTGTGGCGGCTCCGGCCTTCAGTGCCATTGCGCTCCAGAGCCTGTGCTACCTCAAGGTGCCGCCCGACACGATCGTGCGAAGCAAGCCGCAGGCGGTTGTGGCTGAGGCAAGCCCGGATGCGGAAGATGAGAGCACGGTAGCCGAAGGGGCCATCGTAGAGGAAGGCGAGGGGATCGTGATGCCGAACTTCCGGGGCAAGAGCATGCGGCAGACCCTTAAAATCATGGAAGAACAGGGGCTCAATGTCCGCCTCCACGGCAGCGGGCGTGCCATTGAACAGAACCCTCTTCCCGGCTACCGTATCAGGCCGAGCGATCAGGTATGGGTTAAATTCGCGCCTTCTGCGTGA
- a CDS encoding UDP-N-acetylmuramoyl-L-alanyl-D-glutamate--2,6-diaminopimelate ligase → MRLEELIRVINPSETGNSLALEIEGLCCDSRQVRPGGLFFALRGVATDGHDFIAAARERGAVAVVLDDPSRAPEGMTWLKSDDARLAMSRAAAAFYGDPTDGIPVVGITGTNGKTTTTYLVEAIMAGAGIPAAVFGTISYRFGDQIIPAPHTTPESVDLQRTIRELVDGGARGVVMEVSSHALEQRRVDGCRFDVGVFSNLTRDHLDYHKDMESYFASKARLFTELLAPDASKPRRVAAINIDDPYGARLAGDAVAPVVSYGLSSAAIVRAEDVSFSVNGISGTLVTPNGTAPFHSQLLGRFNLYNILASAAAGVGLGLPLKAILEGIEGNVRVPGRLERVNNDRGVTVLVDYAHTGDALENVLKTVAEIATGRIITVFGCGGDRDRGKRPVMGEIAARSSNLAIVTSDNPRTENAGAIIDEILGGIRPLGLREYAADELSAAFDARGFVAVESRRDAIRLAASVARPGDIVLLAGKGHEDYQIIGTVKHHFDDREEAAAAFGQISSEGQG, encoded by the coding sequence ATGCGACTGGAAGAATTGATACGGGTCATTAATCCCTCAGAAACCGGAAACAGTCTGGCACTGGAGATCGAGGGGCTTTGCTGCGATTCGCGGCAGGTACGCCCCGGCGGTCTCTTTTTCGCTTTACGGGGGGTGGCGACCGACGGCCACGACTTCATTGCCGCGGCCCGTGAGCGCGGCGCGGTTGCCGTTGTCCTCGATGATCCGTCGCGGGCTCCGGAGGGTATGACCTGGCTTAAGTCCGATGACGCACGTCTTGCCATGTCTCGCGCTGCAGCCGCCTTCTACGGTGATCCCACCGACGGCATTCCCGTGGTTGGCATTACCGGAACAAACGGGAAAACAACCACGACGTATCTTGTTGAGGCAATAATGGCCGGGGCCGGTATCCCGGCGGCGGTGTTCGGGACCATCAGCTACCGCTTCGGCGACCAAATCATCCCTGCTCCCCACACAACTCCCGAATCGGTAGACCTGCAGCGCACCATCCGCGAACTGGTCGACGGTGGGGCCCGGGGGGTGGTGATGGAAGTATCCTCCCATGCCCTTGAACAACGACGGGTTGACGGATGCCGTTTCGATGTCGGGGTGTTCTCGAATCTGACCCGCGATCATCTGGACTACCACAAGGACATGGAATCGTACTTCGCGAGCAAAGCGCGCCTGTTCACGGAGTTGCTTGCTCCGGACGCAAGCAAGCCCCGGCGCGTTGCCGCAATCAATATCGACGATCCTTACGGCGCTCGCCTGGCGGGGGATGCCGTGGCGCCTGTTGTGAGCTACGGGCTTTCATCCGCAGCTATTGTCCGGGCCGAGGATGTCAGCTTTTCCGTCAACGGCATTTCCGGAACCCTGGTTACGCCAAACGGTACGGCGCCGTTCCATTCGCAACTTCTCGGTCGTTTTAACCTGTACAACATTCTGGCATCTGCGGCGGCAGGCGTTGGCCTGGGGCTTCCGCTGAAGGCAATCCTTGAGGGAATAGAAGGCAATGTCCGGGTGCCGGGCCGTCTTGAGCGGGTAAATAATGACCGCGGGGTGACGGTACTGGTTGATTATGCCCATACGGGTGATGCTCTGGAAAATGTCCTGAAGACGGTGGCTGAGATTGCCACCGGGCGCATTATTACCGTATTCGGTTGCGGCGGCGACCGGGATCGCGGGAAACGGCCGGTCATGGGGGAGATTGCCGCACGCTCCAGCAATCTCGCCATCGTTACCTCCGACAATCCTCGGACTGAAAATGCCGGTGCGATCATTGACGAAATCCTTGGCGGTATCCGTCCTCTCGGCCTTAGGGAGTATGCTGCCGATGAACTGTCAGCCGCTTTCGATGCCAGAGGATTTGTCGCCGTGGAATCGAGGCGTGACGCCATCAGGCTGGCCGCCAGCGTGGCGAGACCGGGGGATATCGTGCTCCTGGCAGGCAAGGGGCATGAAGACTACCAGATCATAGGGACTGTGAAGCACCACTTCGACGATCGGGAAGAAGCGGCCGCAGCATTCGGACAAATTTCATCAGAGGGGCAGGGGTAG
- a CDS encoding UDP-N-acetylmuramoyl-tripeptide--D-alanyl-D-alanine ligase: protein MLFALEDIRGATGGTLIGGGDAAGVNGVSTDSRTVAADELFVPLRGERFDGHDYLAAACARGVRIVLADRRWLEGNKLPAWVAAISVDDTLKALGDLASFHRRRFAVPVVAVTGSNGKTTTKEMLAAILEQTGPGLKTEGNLNNLVGLPQMLFRFNETHRWAVLEIGMSAFGEIDRLAEIARPDVGLITNAYPAHLETLGSVEGVAKAKGELFLRLQEGGCAVFNADDPLIGRCPSPEGVRRVSFGLHSADVTAEAVENLGRKGQRFMLRLPTASIPVTLRAFGRHNIANALAAAAVAHVLGVSPETIASGLGEFSPYARRFNLEEVGEVVLIDDSYNANPASMAAALTTLREIREGHRAVAVLGDMLELGEGTEEAHRQLGLLAATCIDRLYVMGSMAGIVAAGALEGGLAEDNVIVATNHDAIVADLRRNALGGDFILVKGSRGLAMDRVSEKIRDVFAVSVGKGAKA from the coding sequence GTGTTATTCGCTCTGGAAGACATCCGTGGGGCAACGGGGGGCACCCTGATCGGCGGCGGAGATGCGGCTGGCGTGAACGGAGTTTCCACCGACTCCCGCACGGTCGCTGCCGATGAGCTTTTTGTGCCGTTGCGGGGCGAGCGGTTCGATGGCCACGATTATCTTGCAGCCGCCTGCGCCCGTGGGGTGAGGATCGTTCTTGCAGATCGCCGCTGGCTGGAGGGGAACAAACTTCCCGCCTGGGTTGCTGCCATCTCCGTGGACGACACCTTGAAGGCGCTGGGCGACCTGGCATCTTTTCACCGGCGGCGTTTTGCCGTCCCGGTGGTGGCTGTGACCGGGAGTAACGGGAAGACCACCACCAAGGAGATGCTTGCTGCCATTCTGGAGCAGACCGGCCCCGGACTCAAGACCGAGGGGAACCTCAACAACCTTGTGGGCCTTCCCCAGATGCTCTTCCGCTTCAATGAAACTCATCGATGGGCTGTTCTGGAGATCGGGATGAGCGCATTCGGCGAAATCGACCGGCTTGCGGAAATTGCCCGGCCGGATGTCGGACTCATTACCAATGCCTATCCGGCCCATCTGGAGACCCTGGGGAGCGTCGAGGGGGTGGCAAAGGCCAAGGGAGAGCTTTTCCTGCGGCTGCAAGAGGGTGGCTGTGCGGTGTTCAATGCCGACGACCCCCTCATTGGCCGGTGTCCTTCCCCTGAAGGAGTCCGCCGCGTTTCCTTCGGGCTTCACAGTGCCGATGTTACTGCCGAGGCGGTCGAGAATCTCGGCCGGAAGGGGCAGCGGTTCATGCTCCGACTCCCCACGGCATCGATTCCGGTTACCCTGCGGGCCTTCGGCCGCCATAATATCGCCAACGCCCTTGCCGCTGCCGCGGTTGCCCATGTCCTCGGAGTTTCGCCGGAGACAATCGCCAGTGGATTGGGTGAGTTTTCCCCCTATGCCAGGCGGTTCAATCTGGAGGAAGTGGGAGAAGTCGTCCTCATCGACGACAGCTACAATGCCAATCCGGCATCGATGGCCGCCGCACTCACCACGCTGCGCGAGATTCGGGAGGGACACAGGGCCGTGGCGGTTCTTGGCGACATGCTCGAACTGGGCGAGGGTACCGAAGAAGCCCACCGCCAGTTGGGTCTCCTTGCCGCCACATGCATCGACCGCCTTTACGTTATGGGGTCCATGGCCGGTATTGTCGCTGCTGGAGCCCTGGAGGGGGGGCTGGCTGAAGATAATGTGATTGTCGCCACGAACCACGATGCAATCGTGGCGGACTTGCGCAGGAACGCCCTTGGGGGCGATTTCATTCTCGTGAAAGGTTCCCGGGGGCTAGCCATGGATCGGGTTTCGGAAAAGATCAGGGACGTCTTTGCCGTATCCGTCGGGAAGGGGGCAAAAGCCTAA
- the mraY gene encoding phospho-N-acetylmuramoyl-pentapeptide-transferase has product MLYHLLYPLASDFRIFNVFKYLTFRTIYAVITALVVSFILGPWLIRKLEALQARQVIRTDGPESHLKKSGTPTMGGILILASIVIPTLLWADLTNRYIWTTLFVIVGYGLIGFTDDYKKVVEKNPKGLSPRQKMAGQLLIAGMAVCFLVFVVNISTELSFPFFKRLHPDLSFFYIPFAILVIVGASNAVNLTDGLDGLAIGPVAINAATYLLFTYIAGNAKLSGYLQTPYVPGAGELAVLCGAMAGAGIGFLWYNSYPAEVFMGDVGSLSLGGGLGILAVITKQEILLVIVGGVFVVEALSVIFQVGSYKYRGKRIFRMAPIHHHFELKGVAEPKIIVRFWIITIILALVAISTLKLR; this is encoded by the coding sequence ATGCTCTACCATCTCCTCTATCCGTTGGCGAGTGATTTCAGGATCTTCAACGTTTTCAAGTATCTGACGTTCAGGACCATCTATGCCGTCATAACGGCTCTTGTTGTTTCGTTTATTCTGGGGCCCTGGCTGATACGGAAGCTTGAAGCGCTCCAGGCCCGCCAGGTGATTCGCACCGACGGCCCCGAATCGCACCTGAAAAAATCCGGGACTCCCACCATGGGGGGGATACTCATCCTGGCATCGATCGTCATTCCGACGCTGCTGTGGGCGGACCTGACCAACAGGTATATCTGGACGACCCTGTTCGTAATCGTCGGCTACGGGCTGATCGGCTTTACCGACGATTACAAGAAGGTGGTGGAGAAAAACCCCAAGGGGCTCTCGCCACGGCAGAAGATGGCCGGACAACTGCTGATTGCCGGCATGGCGGTCTGTTTCCTCGTCTTTGTGGTGAATATCTCCACGGAGCTATCTTTCCCGTTCTTCAAGCGGCTTCATCCGGACCTCTCCTTTTTCTATATCCCCTTTGCCATTCTTGTCATTGTCGGTGCGAGCAATGCAGTGAATCTCACCGATGGTCTCGATGGTCTGGCAATAGGCCCGGTGGCGATCAACGCTGCCACCTATCTGCTGTTTACTTACATTGCCGGCAATGCTAAACTATCCGGCTATTTACAAACCCCCTACGTGCCCGGCGCAGGCGAATTGGCGGTACTTTGCGGAGCAATGGCCGGCGCGGGAATCGGCTTCCTCTGGTACAACTCCTATCCCGCTGAAGTATTCATGGGGGATGTGGGGTCTCTTTCGCTTGGCGGCGGACTCGGCATTCTTGCGGTTATCACCAAGCAGGAGATCCTTCTTGTCATTGTCGGCGGGGTGTTTGTCGTCGAGGCCTTGTCGGTAATCTTTCAGGTGGGGTCCTACAAGTACCGGGGCAAGCGGATTTTCCGCATGGCACCCATTCATCATCACTTCGAACTTAAAGGGGTAGCGGAGCCGAAAATCATCGTCCGGTTCTGGATTATCACCATAATTCTGGCGCTTGTGGCGATTTCGACTCTGAAACTGAGATAG